In Bacillus toyonensis BCT-7112, a single window of DNA contains:
- a CDS encoding DUF3994 domain-containing protein, translating into MKAKKLIGLTIPVMLLMNGCIKIEESKPAKTEESKTAKTEESKTAKTDSEVKTSKEADSSTSKQSTSDVKKVRVLADDYPMYLIDLGNEFDRLFKEYNNIVGEASKGNKTRKDVLVSVENIFKAIDKFEEIDPPNKYIDAQKDIEKATAKYRKAFEGVERIFSQNTEKNTGGKTDKEVIENAEKLVKEGDKYWIEVYNNMKNEVTKANGGGISASEKTGIDTNSGVNEANVKSKVTDGTELIADWGLETSSGFLVTLIIKGGNTFELYTAGTYPNKDNITEGTWSYDKNSMTFELHITKRMDNGKEVTVSKKDIPYMVQNFDGKTLQLLNTETNNTTRYVKQSF; encoded by the coding sequence ATGAAAGCAAAGAAACTAATAGGATTAACCATACCAGTTATGTTGTTAATGAACGGTTGCATAAAAATAGAAGAGTCTAAACCTGCTAAAACAGAAGAGTCTAAAACCGCTAAGACAGAAGAGTCTAAAACCGCTAAGACGGATTCTGAAGTTAAGACTTCTAAAGAAGCTGACTCTAGTACTTCAAAGCAGTCAACTTCTGATGTGAAGAAAGTAAGAGTATTAGCAGACGACTATCCTATGTATTTAATTGATTTAGGAAATGAGTTTGATAGATTATTCAAAGAGTACAATAATATAGTTGGGGAAGCTAGCAAAGGCAATAAGACACGAAAAGACGTATTAGTTAGTGTCGAAAACATCTTTAAAGCAATTGATAAGTTTGAAGAAATCGACCCACCGAACAAGTATATAGATGCTCAAAAGGATATTGAGAAAGCAACCGCTAAGTACAGAAAAGCCTTTGAGGGAGTAGAACGTATTTTCTCACAAAACACAGAGAAAAATACTGGTGGTAAAACTGACAAAGAAGTAATTGAAAACGCTGAAAAGTTAGTTAAAGAAGGCGACAAATACTGGATTGAAGTATATAACAACATGAAAAACGAAGTAACGAAGGCGAACGGCGGCGGAATATCTGCTAGTGAGAAAACAGGAATAGACACTAATTCAGGTGTTAACGAAGCAAACGTTAAGAGTAAAGTAACAGACGGAACTGAGTTAATTGCTGACTGGGGACTTGAAACTTCTAGTGGTTTCCTAGTAACATTAATCATAAAAGGTGGAAATACTTTTGAGTTATATACAGCAGGAACTTACCCAAACAAGGACAATATAACGGAAGGAACATGGTCTTACGATAAAAACTCTATGACTTTTGAATTACATATAACGAAGCGAATGGACAACGGTAAAGAAGTCACTGTTTCTAAGAAAGACATACCTTATATGGTACAGAATTTCGATGGTAAGACCTTACAATTATTAAATACAGAAACAAATAACACAACAAGATATGTGAAACAAAGTTTCTAA
- a CDS encoding DUF4937 domain-containing protein — translation MLLKTIFCKVGEEKREMFSAAQEKWRDLQHLDGFHGQFGGWNEDEACVYTLWEDRSAYQSFMNGAHDTIYLNSNQKDTFLSCEIELFQTLYDINDKPLQNVVTEGSFVRVAICDVKGEKENHFLHKQETIWNKGMENAKGMLGGVVAKSLKNETRYIVLTYWEDEMAHQYYVEEGFPMLYKLANIHEDIEEIRSKQAVCKEEWLVY, via the coding sequence ATGTTACTAAAAACAATATTTTGCAAAGTGGGAGAAGAGAAAAGGGAGATGTTTTCGGCTGCTCAAGAAAAATGGCGTGATTTACAACATTTAGATGGTTTTCATGGGCAATTTGGTGGATGGAATGAAGATGAGGCATGTGTATATACTTTATGGGAAGATAGAAGTGCATATCAATCATTTATGAACGGTGCTCACGATACAATTTATTTAAATAGTAATCAAAAAGATACGTTTCTTTCATGTGAAATTGAACTATTTCAAACGTTGTATGATATAAATGATAAGCCTTTGCAAAACGTTGTTACAGAAGGATCATTCGTAAGAGTTGCCATATGTGATGTAAAGGGAGAAAAAGAAAATCATTTTTTACATAAGCAAGAAACAATTTGGAATAAAGGAATGGAGAATGCAAAAGGGATGTTAGGTGGAGTAGTTGCGAAGTCTTTAAAAAATGAAACTCGTTACATAGTATTAACTTATTGGGAAGATGAAATGGCGCATCAATATTATGTGGAAGAGGGTTTTCCCATGTTGTATAAACTGGCTAACATTCATGAAGATATAGAAGAGATAAGAAGTAAACAAGCTGTATGTAAGGAAGAATGGCTTGTATATTAA
- a CDS encoding DinB family protein translates to MKDYILKQCDYHAWANTRLFNRLKELPNYETIFNEQIQSVFPSIKDTFAHIYITDQVWLHILHGRSMSEAIQDREKLKKQIDTKSLNELEEMFLNIANQYKEFLSTQQDVHAEFVIKNPYAGTLHTSILELVQHVVNHGTYHRGNITAMIRQLGHSSTMMDFVLYLHMIQKKGE, encoded by the coding sequence TTGAAAGATTATATATTAAAACAGTGTGATTACCATGCTTGGGCTAATACTAGATTATTCAATCGATTAAAAGAGTTACCAAATTATGAGACAATTTTTAATGAGCAGATACAGAGTGTATTCCCATCCATTAAGGATACTTTTGCGCATATTTATATTACAGATCAAGTGTGGTTACACATATTACATGGCAGAAGTATGAGTGAAGCAATACAAGATCGTGAAAAGTTAAAAAAACAAATCGATACAAAATCGCTAAATGAATTAGAAGAAATGTTTTTAAATATAGCTAATCAGTATAAAGAATTTCTAAGTACACAACAAGATGTACATGCTGAATTTGTTATTAAGAATCCATATGCAGGGACACTACATACTTCAATTTTAGAATTAGTGCAACACGTCGTAAATCATGGTACATATCATAGAGGAAATATAACAGCAATGATCCGTCAACTTGGTCATTCATCGACAATGATGGATTTTGTACTGTATTTACATATGATTCAGAAAAAGGGGGAGTAA
- a CDS encoding DUF3891 family protein, which yields MIFREKSEKESILIRQHDHGFLAGEIARHIKECFFEDTTYLKETIDAIYEHDRGWIELDKVPILNDAKNIPYTFMDCPSPLRFVFYTIGLNEIEDSNPYGALLCSKHFLSFPLNEEDEEMLSFYKHELERQKRILKTLTKEQFAMFDKHYRLLKFCDELSLYVCMNKPGVKKKDEVDLFKDGFEGTEMFNSKEEKLIQAEWVDEETIRITPFPFQTEFYTYVKYKTINKHEIEEKGIVKADRESEMKEQNIRFIQ from the coding sequence ATGATTTTTCGTGAAAAGAGTGAGAAAGAGAGTATATTAATTCGTCAACATGATCATGGTTTTTTGGCTGGAGAGATTGCTAGGCATATAAAAGAATGTTTTTTTGAAGATACAACATACTTAAAAGAGACAATTGATGCAATATATGAACATGATAGAGGATGGATAGAACTTGATAAAGTACCAATTTTGAATGATGCTAAAAATATTCCGTATACATTTATGGATTGTCCAAGCCCATTACGTTTTGTTTTTTATACGATTGGTTTGAATGAAATTGAAGATTCTAATCCATACGGGGCATTACTGTGTAGTAAACACTTTTTATCATTCCCATTAAATGAGGAAGATGAAGAGATGCTTTCTTTTTATAAACATGAATTAGAACGACAAAAAAGAATTTTGAAAACGTTAACAAAGGAACAGTTTGCGATGTTCGATAAACATTATAGATTATTAAAGTTTTGTGATGAACTTTCTTTATACGTATGTATGAATAAGCCTGGTGTCAAAAAGAAAGATGAAGTTGATTTATTTAAAGATGGTTTTGAAGGAACAGAAATGTTTAATAGTAAAGAGGAGAAACTTATTCAAGCTGAATGGGTGGACGAGGAAACAATTCGGATTACACCATTTCCATTTCAAACGGAATTTTATACGTATGTAAAATATAAAACGATAAATAAACATGAAATTGAAGAAAAAGGGATTGTAAAAGCTGATAGAGAATCGGAAATGAAGGAGCAAAACATTCGTTTTATACAATAA
- the rluF gene encoding 23S rRNA pseudouridine(2604) synthase RluF has translation MRINKFISEAGKASRRGADKLINERRVIINGKVAKIGDQVNPGDDVRVNGEQLRIARDHVYIALNKPVGITCTSEKAVKGNIIDLVNHPLRISHIGRLDKDSDGLILLTNDGDIVNEILRAENKHEKEYIVSVDKPITPDFLEKMAAGVKILGTKTLPCEVTQLSKYEFQIILTQGLNRQIRRMCEALGYQVYTLKRTRIMNIELNNLPVGQWRDLSKKEKRRLFSDLNYEPQDW, from the coding sequence TTGCGTATCAATAAATTTATTAGTGAAGCTGGAAAAGCGTCTCGACGCGGAGCAGATAAATTAATTAATGAGAGAAGAGTAATTATTAACGGTAAGGTTGCAAAAATTGGTGACCAAGTAAATCCAGGTGATGATGTACGAGTGAATGGAGAGCAACTTCGTATTGCTCGAGACCATGTGTATATCGCTTTAAATAAACCAGTAGGTATTACATGTACAAGTGAAAAAGCAGTAAAAGGTAATATTATTGATTTAGTGAATCACCCTTTACGTATTAGTCATATTGGACGTCTCGATAAAGACTCAGACGGTTTAATTTTGTTAACGAATGATGGCGATATCGTTAATGAGATTTTACGTGCTGAAAACAAGCATGAGAAAGAATATATCGTTTCAGTGGATAAGCCAATTACACCTGATTTCTTAGAGAAAATGGCAGCGGGAGTTAAAATTTTAGGTACAAAAACACTTCCTTGTGAGGTTACACAGTTATCAAAATATGAGTTCCAAATTATTTTAACACAAGGGCTGAATCGTCAAATTCGCCGTATGTGTGAAGCTTTAGGTTATCAAGTGTATACGTTAAAACGTACGAGAATTATGAATATAGAATTGAATAATTTACCAGTTGGGCAGTGGAGAGATTTATCGAAGAAAGAGAAAAGACGTCTATTTTCAGATTTAAATTACGAACCACAAGATTGGTAA
- a CDS encoding DUF7018 domain-containing (lipo)protein: protein MKAKKLVSLALPVMLLSGCITIETDSKKAEPKKEETQKMEKESKSTDSKKDDSLSAANGKDANSNSSSSKPSSSSNNSKSSTSSSSSTAKLSGSEVEKYKSEIVENATKVDDVLKLMEKVASSDVKSYSQKKSEVQLSIGGAKAYVTKLRNLQAPPELKVEQENIKQSMELYNEAFALLFDAIEEQNESKMNQSLTKAKDGSKLFEEATDSISRKTQ from the coding sequence ATGAAAGCAAAGAAATTAGTAAGTTTAGCATTACCAGTTATGTTATTAAGTGGTTGTATTACAATTGAAACTGATAGTAAGAAAGCGGAACCAAAGAAAGAAGAAACGCAAAAGATGGAGAAAGAGAGTAAGTCAACCGATAGTAAAAAAGATGATAGCTTATCTGCAGCGAATGGTAAAGATGCAAACAGTAACTCATCAAGTAGTAAACCAAGTTCTTCTTCTAACAATTCAAAATCATCTACTTCCTCTAGTTCATCCACTGCAAAGTTAAGTGGTTCAGAAGTTGAGAAATACAAGTCAGAAATAGTAGAAAATGCTACTAAAGTTGATGATGTTTTGAAATTAATGGAAAAGGTAGCAAGTTCAGATGTTAAGTCATATAGTCAAAAGAAAAGTGAAGTACAATTAAGTATAGGTGGAGCAAAAGCATATGTAACAAAGTTAAGAAACCTCCAAGCACCGCCTGAGTTAAAAGTAGAACAAGAAAATATAAAACAATCAATGGAACTTTATAATGAAGCATTTGCACTTCTTTTTGATGCAATAGAAGAACAAAACGAAAGTAAGATGAATCAGTCATTAACGAAAGCTAAAGATGGTTCAAAGCTTTTTGAGGAAGCAACAGATAGTATTTCTAGAAAAACACAGTAA
- a CDS encoding alanine/glycine:cation symporter family protein, producing METVSKVLEQMNHYVWGLPTLLLLVGTGIILTVRLKGLQFSKLLYAHKIAFKKSEDTSSSGDISHFQALMTAMAATIGMGNIAGVATAVTIGGPGAIFWMWITALFGMATKYAEAILAVKYRVSNENGEYSGGPMYYLERGLGKKWLAVLFAIFGTTASFGIGNMVQSNSVAEAMRINFSFPPALTGILMSFLIAIVILGGVKKIGKVTGFIVPIKAFFYIIAGLIIIFYHFDQIPEAFSLIFSGAFQGTAAAGGFIGATVASAIQIGMARGVFANEAGLGSAPIAAAAAKTDSPAKQALVSMTGTFLDTFIVCTITGLVLITTGAWKSGKTGVEATTLAFQSVFGTAGSMILGIAIILFAYSTILGWSYYGEKCVAYLFGEGAVRYYKAIFIVMIAIGANLKLGIVWTFADIANGLMAIPNLIGLIGLSGIVVAETNRFLQAEKLKENHKKQAS from the coding sequence ATGGAGACAGTAAGTAAAGTATTAGAACAAATGAATCATTACGTGTGGGGATTGCCAACTTTGTTGCTACTCGTTGGTACTGGTATCATTCTCACAGTGCGTTTGAAAGGTTTACAGTTTAGTAAACTATTATACGCTCACAAAATAGCATTTAAAAAGTCAGAAGATACGTCATCTTCTGGAGATATTAGCCACTTCCAAGCACTCATGACAGCTATGGCCGCAACGATTGGTATGGGAAATATCGCCGGTGTTGCAACAGCTGTTACAATTGGTGGTCCTGGTGCAATTTTTTGGATGTGGATTACCGCTTTATTCGGAATGGCAACAAAGTATGCCGAAGCAATTCTAGCAGTGAAATACCGTGTTAGTAATGAAAATGGTGAATATTCAGGTGGACCAATGTATTATTTAGAGCGTGGCTTAGGTAAGAAATGGCTTGCTGTTTTATTCGCTATATTCGGTACAACTGCTTCTTTCGGGATCGGTAATATGGTGCAATCTAACTCAGTTGCAGAGGCAATGCGAATTAATTTCTCTTTCCCCCCTGCTTTAACTGGTATATTAATGTCATTTTTAATCGCTATTGTTATTTTAGGCGGTGTAAAAAAAATCGGGAAAGTAACGGGATTTATCGTTCCTATTAAAGCTTTCTTTTATATAATTGCTGGTCTTATTATTATTTTCTATCACTTTGATCAAATTCCAGAAGCATTTTCACTTATTTTTTCTGGTGCATTTCAAGGTACAGCAGCCGCAGGTGGTTTTATTGGAGCAACAGTCGCATCAGCTATTCAAATCGGAATGGCGCGCGGTGTATTTGCGAACGAAGCTGGTTTAGGTAGTGCTCCTATTGCGGCCGCTGCAGCAAAAACAGATTCACCTGCAAAACAAGCTTTAGTTTCTATGACTGGTACTTTTCTTGATACATTTATCGTCTGTACAATTACAGGACTTGTATTAATTACAACTGGAGCATGGAAATCCGGTAAAACCGGTGTTGAAGCTACAACACTTGCATTCCAATCTGTATTCGGCACCGCTGGTAGTATGATCCTTGGTATTGCCATAATTTTATTCGCCTACTCTACTATTTTAGGCTGGTCATATTACGGTGAGAAATGTGTCGCTTATTTATTTGGAGAAGGTGCTGTTCGATATTATAAAGCAATCTTTATCGTGATGATTGCGATTGGTGCCAATTTAAAACTTGGTATCGTATGGACATTTGCTGATATTGCAAATGGACTTATGGCAATTCCAAACTTAATCGGATTAATCGGATTAAGTGGTATCGTTGTCGCTGAAACAAATCGCTTTTTACAAGCAGAAAAATTGAAAGAAAATCATAAAAAACAGGCAAGTTAA
- a CDS encoding S8 family peptidase, with amino-acid sequence MKNKFIVFLSVLSFIIGGFFFNTNTSSAETSSTDYVPNQLIVKFKQNASLNNVQSFHKSVGANVLSKDDKLGFEVVQFSKGTVKEKIKSYKNNPDVEYAQPNYYVHAFWNPNDPYFKNQYGLQKIQAPQAWDSQRSDPGVKVAIIDTGVQGSHPDLASKVIYGHDYVDNDNTSDDGNGHGTHCAGITGALTNNSVGIAGVAPQTSIYAVRVLDNQGSGTLDAVAQGIREAADSGAKVISLSLGAPNGGTALQQAVQYAWNKGSVIVAAAGNAGNTKANYPAYYSEVIAVASTDQSDRKSSFSTYGSWVDVAAPGSNIYSTYKGSTYQSLSGTSMATPHVAGVAALLANQGYSNTQIRQIIESTSDKISGTGTYWKNGRVNAYKAVQYAKQLQENKAS; translated from the coding sequence TTGAAAAACAAATTCATTGTTTTCCTATCTGTTTTGTCATTTATTATTGGTGGTTTCTTCTTTAACACGAATACTTCAAGTGCTGAAACATCATCTACTGATTACGTTCCTAACCAATTAATCGTTAAGTTCAAGCAAAATGCATCTTTAAATAATGTGCAATCTTTTCATAAATCTGTCGGAGCTAATGTCTTATCTAAAGATGATAAGTTAGGTTTTGAAGTCGTTCAATTTTCAAAAGGTACTGTAAAAGAAAAAATAAAGAGTTATAAAAATAATCCAGATGTGGAATATGCACAGCCGAATTATTACGTTCATGCCTTTTGGAATCCAAACGATCCATATTTTAAAAATCAATATGGATTACAAAAGATCCAAGCTCCACAAGCTTGGGATAGCCAACGAAGTGATCCTGGTGTAAAAGTAGCTATCATTGATACAGGAGTTCAAGGCTCACATCCTGATTTAGCTTCTAAAGTAATTTACGGACATGATTATGTTGATAACGACAATACATCTGATGATGGTAATGGTCATGGTACACATTGCGCTGGAATTACTGGAGCACTTACGAATAATAGCGTCGGAATTGCTGGTGTTGCCCCGCAGACTTCCATTTACGCTGTTCGCGTATTAGATAATCAAGGAAGCGGGACTCTTGATGCTGTAGCGCAAGGTATTCGAGAAGCTGCTGATTCGGGTGCAAAAGTAATTAGTTTAAGTTTAGGAGCTCCAAATGGTGGTACTGCATTACAACAAGCAGTTCAATATGCATGGAATAAAGGCTCTGTTATAGTTGCAGCTGCTGGAAATGCTGGAAATACAAAAGCTAATTACCCTGCTTATTACAGCGAAGTAATTGCAGTTGCTTCTACAGATCAATCAGATAGAAAATCTTCATTTTCTACTTATGGTAGCTGGGTAGATGTTGCAGCACCAGGTTCAAATATATATTCAACATATAAAGGGAGCACGTATCAATCATTAAGTGGTACATCTATGGCAACACCTCATGTTGCAGGAGTCGCTGCTCTTTTAGCAAATCAAGGATATAGCAATACACAAATCCGCCAAATTATTGAGTCAACTTCTGATAAAATTAGTGGTACAGGTACGTACTGGAAAAACGGTAGAGTCAATGCATATAAGGCTGTACAATACGCTAAGCAATTACAAGAAAATAAAGCTTCGTAA